ATACCGGCTTTGTCTACGATCTAAATAGCTTTGCCCTTCTTGACCGGTTTACCTATCCTACCGAGGGGTGGGGCTTGACCTATGATGGCGAGTATCTGATTATGAGTGATGGCAGCAGTGTTCTTACTTACCTGGATCCCCAGGATTACAGCCGAGTGAAGCAGATCGCCGTCACCAGCCTTGCTGGTCCGGTAGAACACCTCAATGAACTCGAATATATTGATGGTGTAATTTTCGCCAATATCTGGCTGGAAGATCTCGTTGTTATGATTGATCCGGAAAATGGGGAGGTGCTGGGCTGGATTGACTTTTCTGAGCTCCGCACGCACCTTAATGTGGACCCTAACCGAATTGATGTTCTTAACGGCATCGCCTATATTCCTGAAACAGACCAGCTGGTGATTACCGGCAAACTTTGGCCGGCTGTCTTTGCGGTGGAAGTAGGAGAAAGACCAGTAAAGCTGGAAAGTAAACCTTAGAACTCGAAAGGAGCTGAGAAGGTGCAGGCTTCATCCAAACAGTTAGAACGAGTAGCAGAGATTGTCAGCAGATATCGTAATTTTTCAGGGGCAGCAATTCCCATTTTACAAGAAATCCAGAACGAACTTGGCTATGTATCCCATGAATTTATTGCAAAGGTATCGGAGCTGACCAAGATACCTGCCAGCGATTTATACGGAATCGTAACATTTTATTCTCAATTTCGGTTAGAGCCGCTGGGCGAGTATCACATCCAAATCTGCCATGGTACCGCCTGTCATTTAGCTGGAGCTGACCAGATTACAGAAGCGCTGGAAATAGCGGTCAACACAAAATGCGGCAGCACCAGCAAGGATGGCAAGTTTACCTTAGAAAAGGTAGCCTGCATCGGCTGCTGCAGCTTAGCTCCGGTAATCAGTGTTAACGGAAAAATTCACGGCAGAATGACCCCAGACAAAGCGCGCGGTCTAATTCGGGATCTGAAAGGTGGTGGAAGCCGTGGAAACTAAGAGGTATACAATCAAGGTGGGATTAGCGAGCTGCGGTATTGCTGCTGGCGCTCAGCAGGTATACGATCGCTTTCAAGACCTCCTTGCAGACGATGGAATGGTGAACGCTGAGCTGATCCCAACCGGCTGTTTAGGAATGTGCTTTGCCGAACCGCTTGTGGAAGTGAACACAGGTACAGGCGAGCGCTATCTCTACGGAAGTGTTTCAGCTGATGATGTACAGCAAATAATTGCTCAGCATCTGCTTAAGGGCGAACCGGTGCAGGAACTCTTGGTATACGCTCCCAAGCTCACTCCGGAAATGGACAGCTACTTCAACAAGCAGAAGCGAATTGCTCTTAAAAACTGCGGCGTCATAAATCCAGAAGATATCAACAGCTACCTAGCGTCAGGCGGATACCAAGGGCTGGCCAAAGCTGTTGAGATAGGCCCAGAGCTGGTAATTGCTGAAATCAAAGCCTCTGGACTGAGAGGAAGGGGCGGCGCCGGCTTTCCAACCCACTTAAAATGGTCACTTACCCGCCAAAGTCCGGGCGAGCTGAAATATATTATCTGCAACGCTGATGAGGGGGATCCGGGAGCTTTTATGGATCGGAGTATTTTGGAAAGCGATCCTCATTCGGTAGTCGAAGGTAT
The DNA window shown above is from Bacillota bacterium and carries:
- the nuoE gene encoding NADH-quinone oxidoreductase subunit NuoE, with translation MQASSKQLERVAEIVSRYRNFSGAAIPILQEIQNELGYVSHEFIAKVSELTKIPASDLYGIVTFYSQFRLEPLGEYHIQICHGTACHLAGADQITEALEIAVNTKCGSTSKDGKFTLEKVACIGCCSLAPVISVNGKIHGRMTPDKARGLIRDLKGGGSRGN
- a CDS encoding glutaminyl-peptide cyclotransferase, whose protein sequence is MLLVVLVWLSWAGTNSVAETEPFFSYKIAAVYPHDPSAFTQGLVYHNGFIYEGTGLYGASSLRQVRLNDGVVTKGLLLPDNYFGEGIAIVDDRIYQLTWQENTGFVYDLNSFALLDRFTYPTEGWGLTYDGEYLIMSDGSSVLTYLDPQDYSRVKQIAVTSLAGPVEHLNELEYIDGVIFANIWLEDLVVMIDPENGEVLGWIDFSELRTHLNVDPNRIDVLNGIAYIPETDQLVITGKLWPAVFAVEVGERPVKLESKP